TTACACATCCTGGTATTACTTGCATCCTGCCCCATCCACTCATTCGCCCTCATTTATCCTTTCCTCCTGGCATACGATGACATGGGCGTGGCGGCTACATGTCTTGGTTCTCTGAACGCTGCGAATGCCCACACGCGCTACCTCGCACACATGCCGCCACCCCTGgacgtcccccccccccccggacaTTATTTTCTCAGTATGTCTTTGTCTATGTGTAGGTAGACACGGCACATGGCGCTTGAGGGTGTTGGGGTATATTATAAGCCGCTGTCCGCTTATACAACAGAACTTAAGGCAACCAGCTCGCCATAACCGCAGTTATATTCTCCATCCGAGAGAAGAGTCTTATTTCTTTCCTCTCCGTGTTCTGGTTTCTCGTTCTTTTCTTGACCTTCGGTTTCCTTGGTTCCATCTGGGTCTTCTGCGTGGATTTTGTGTCACCATTCCCATCTTTACAACGAGTATAACCACTACACTCTTACCTCTTCATATTTCCTCCGCGTTGCAAGTTGCACACAAACACGCCCGACATGCGTTGTTCAACATTGTTGGTACCGAGTCTAGCATCCCTTGCCCTTGCTGCACCAACCTACCCCACGCTCAATCTTCAGGCCGCGCTGCCGGGCTTCATCGAGCACATATCCGAGTATTTCAACATGCTCGCAACCAAGGTCCAAGCCACTCGGTACCTCTCTGCCGCTCCGGTCTGCGATCTTTCCGCTGCCAAGCTGCCCCAATGTGAGCGACGTAAACACTTTCAGGAGTCTACCAGTGCTGACTTGCCTTCAGCCGCCATCGAGACACTTGGCGAGCCCGAGCAGGGTCTGTCCCTGATGCACATCGCCATCGGTCGCGGGACCCAAAACTACACCTGTGACACCAAAAACGCCACAGCAGTGCCCGTCGCCACCGGTGCTATCGCGACGCTCTTCAACGCCAGCTGTGTCGGGTCCTTGTACCCTGACCTTCTTGACAAGCTGCCGATAGTTGCCATGGACTTCAACCTCACAGAGGAGGAGGTCAGCCGCCGCCTTGGGCCAAGCAACCTTGCCATATCGGGCCACCATCTTTTTACGGGTGCTGGGGTGCCACTATTCAAGCTGGAACCGGACGGATCGCCCATCGGGGACGCATACTGCGCCAAGAACGGTTCCATGCCCGCACCCCTCACAGCGCAGACTGGCCAGCACGGCGAGGCTGCCGTCGCGTGGCTCAGATTGAAGGTTATCGAGCCCAGTAGTGGTGGTCTTCGGGAGGTCTACAGGATACATACTGTCGGTGGCAGCGCTCCCGCTTCTTGCAAGGGCCAATCCGAGGCTTTTGAGGTACAATATGCTACACAGTAAGCAAGTATGGTCTCTATGCAAATCATCCATTACTAACCGAAACAAAGATATTGGTTTTACTCGGACGCTTCGTAGAACGTTGTCAAGTCATCGCACCGTAGTGGGAAAAGGCGG
This genomic interval from Colletotrichum higginsianum IMI 349063 chromosome 9, whole genome shotgun sequence contains the following:
- a CDS encoding Malate dehydrogenase, producing the protein MRCSTLLVPSLASLALAAPTYPTLNLQAALPGFIEHISEYFNMLATKVQATRYLSAAPVCDLSAAKLPQCERRKHFQESTSADLPSAAIETLGEPEQGLSLMHIAIGRGTQNYTCDTKNATAVPVATGAIATLFNASCVGSLYPDLLDKLPIVAMDFNLTEEEVSRRLGPSNLAISGHHLFTGAGVPLFKLEPDGSPIGDAYCAKNGSMPAPLTAQTGQHGEAAVAWLRLKVIEPSSGGLREVYRIHTVGGSAPASCKGQSEAFEVQYATQYWFYSDAS